A portion of the Flavobacterium limnophilum genome contains these proteins:
- the trpS gene encoding tryptophan--tRNA ligase: MAKILTGVQSTGTPHLGNLLGAIIPAIELSNNPANESFLFIADLHSITQIKDGKTLRENTYSTAAAWLACGLDVNKVVFYRQSDVPQTAELSWYLSCFFPFQRLTLAHSFKDKADRLEDVNAGLFSYPMLMAADILLYDAQFVPVGKDQLQHLEITRDVASRFNHQMGETFVLPEAKIQEDSMLIPGTNGGKMSKSANNIINIFLNDKALRKQIMSIETDSTPLEAPKNTDTCNCFAIYSLLANEEQLAQMRVNYLGGNYGYGHAKQALFELIVEKFKTEREKYNYYINNLEEVDALLKIGAEKAGVVASGVLARVREKLGFE, encoded by the coding sequence ATGGCAAAAATACTCACCGGCGTTCAAAGCACAGGAACACCACATTTAGGAAACTTACTTGGCGCAATCATTCCCGCAATCGAATTATCCAATAACCCGGCAAACGAATCCTTTCTTTTCATTGCCGATTTGCATTCGATAACCCAAATAAAAGACGGAAAAACATTAAGAGAAAACACCTATAGCACAGCAGCAGCTTGGCTTGCCTGTGGTTTGGATGTGAACAAAGTAGTTTTTTACCGCCAGTCCGATGTGCCACAAACAGCCGAATTGTCTTGGTATTTGAGTTGTTTTTTCCCTTTCCAAAGATTGACATTGGCCCATTCGTTCAAAGACAAAGCCGATAGACTCGAAGACGTCAACGCAGGGTTATTTTCGTATCCAATGCTAATGGCTGCCGATATTTTGCTGTATGATGCGCAATTTGTTCCCGTTGGAAAAGACCAATTGCAACATTTGGAAATCACGCGCGACGTGGCTTCTCGTTTCAATCATCAAATGGGGGAAACCTTCGTGCTTCCCGAAGCCAAAATTCAAGAAGACAGTATGTTGATTCCCGGAACCAATGGCGGGAAAATGAGTAAATCGGCCAATAATATTATCAATATTTTCTTGAACGACAAAGCCTTGCGCAAACAAATAATGAGCATCGAAACCGACAGCACGCCACTCGAAGCTCCCAAAAATACAGATACTTGCAATTGTTTTGCGATCTATTCTTTGTTAGCCAATGAAGAGCAATTGGCACAAATGAGAGTCAATTATTTGGGTGGAAATTACGGTTACGGTCACGCCAAACAAGCCTTGTTTGAACTGATTGTAGAAAAATTCAAAACCGAAAGAGAGAAATACAATTACTACATCAACAACCTCGAAGAAGTGGATGCTTTATTGAAAATTGGTGCCGAAAAAGCAGGAGTTGTTGCCAGTGGGGTTTTGGCCAGGGTAAGAGAAAAATTGGGGTTTGAGTAA
- a CDS encoding nucleotidyltransferase family protein → MLSKRQINTIIKVLKPYNPKRIGLFGSVARSEETASSDIDILYNFDSPVTLFNLVEIQDKLQKILKKEVDLVSENAIHPKLKDYIFNDLKVIYEN, encoded by the coding sequence ATGTTATCCAAAAGACAAATAAACACCATTATCAAGGTTTTAAAACCTTATAATCCAAAAAGAATTGGGTTGTTTGGCTCTGTGGCAAGAAGTGAGGAAACAGCTTCTAGTGATATTGACATCTTATACAATTTCGATTCACCGGTGACTTTATTCAACCTTGTTGAAATTCAAGATAAACTCCAAAAAATTTTAAAAAAAGAGGTAGACTTAGTTTCAGAAAATGCAATACATCCTAAATTGAAAGATTATATTTTTAATGATTTGAAAGTAATCTATGAAAATTAA
- a CDS encoding HepT-like ribonuclease domain-containing protein yields MKINKNIFRLEHILESIEKIQYIVKDLDYGDYLEDWIKQDAIVRNFEIIGEAIANLDDEIKVKNPDVEWKLAKDMRNFLVHEYFKVDFKAVWDTINIHLPKLKDQIIKTLEETKNLDS; encoded by the coding sequence ATGAAAATTAACAAAAACATTTTCAGATTAGAGCACATTTTGGAATCAATTGAAAAAATTCAATATATAGTTAAAGATTTAGACTATGGGGATTATTTGGAAGATTGGATAAAACAAGATGCAATCGTCAGAAATTTTGAAATTATTGGAGAAGCAATTGCCAATTTAGATGATGAAATAAAAGTTAAAAACCCAGATGTTGAATGGAAATTGGCAAAAGATATGCGCAACTTTCTAGTTCACGAATATTTCAAAGTAGATTTCAAAGCCGTTTGGGACACCATAAATATTCATTTACCAAAGCTAAAAGATCAAATCATAAAGACTCTCGAAGAGACTAAAAACCTTGACTCATAG
- the dprA gene encoding DNA-processing protein DprA, with protein MTDQELFHLLALQQVEGVGDIMAKKLITHCGNAEEVFKTKASKIASIDGIGSVLIQKLKDKSVFEKAEQELQFIKSNEINVVYFQDENYPDRLKHCIDGPVVLFTSGNIDLKNKKTISIVGTRQITSYGMEFCRKLIEDLAPLDPVIISGFAYGVDIFAHQLAMEHDLQTIGVVAHGLNQIYPKTHKKYVAKVEQNGGFMTEFWSSSNPEKENFVRRNRIVAGISEATIVIESADRGGSLITANIANDYNRDVFAVPGRTTDKYSQGCNNLIKTQKANLLTSAADLIYILNWDIESKAKPVQKQLFVTLENDEQKVYDYLLKNGKELMDIIALRCDFPIYKISGMLLNMELKGVIRPLPGKLFEAI; from the coding sequence ATGACAGATCAAGAATTATTTCATTTATTGGCATTGCAACAAGTAGAAGGCGTGGGCGACATTATGGCCAAAAAACTAATTACGCATTGCGGAAATGCCGAAGAAGTTTTTAAAACCAAAGCTTCCAAAATCGCTTCCATTGATGGAATTGGTTCTGTTTTAATCCAAAAATTGAAAGACAAATCCGTTTTCGAAAAAGCGGAACAAGAACTTCAATTCATCAAATCAAATGAAATCAATGTGGTTTATTTTCAGGACGAGAATTATCCAGATCGATTAAAACATTGCATCGACGGACCTGTTGTATTGTTTACCTCGGGAAATATCGACTTGAAAAACAAGAAAACCATCAGTATTGTGGGAACGCGACAAATCACGTCCTACGGAATGGAATTTTGCCGAAAATTGATTGAAGATTTGGCGCCGCTTGATCCTGTAATCATAAGTGGTTTTGCTTATGGCGTCGATATTTTTGCCCATCAATTGGCGATGGAACACGACTTGCAAACGATTGGTGTCGTGGCGCACGGTTTAAACCAAATTTACCCCAAAACTCACAAGAAATATGTGGCCAAAGTAGAGCAAAACGGTGGTTTTATGACCGAATTTTGGAGTTCGTCCAATCCCGAAAAGGAGAATTTTGTTCGAAGAAACCGGATTGTGGCGGGGATTTCCGAAGCCACGATTGTCATCGAATCTGCCGATAGGGGAGGTTCCTTGATTACGGCCAATATTGCCAATGATTACAACCGTGATGTTTTTGCAGTTCCAGGAAGAACAACCGATAAATACAGTCAAGGCTGCAACAATCTGATTAAAACCCAAAAAGCAAACCTGCTTACCAGTGCCGCTGATTTGATTTATATCTTGAATTGGGATATCGAGAGCAAAGCAAAACCCGTTCAAAAACAACTCTTTGTGACTCTCGAAAACGATGAGCAAAAAGTATACGATTATCTCCTAAAAAACGGAAAGGAATTGATGGATATCATTGCTTTGCGATGTGATTTCCCCATTTATAAAATCTCGGGAATGCTCCTGAATATGGAGCTGAAGGGAGTGATTCGACCCTTGCCGGGGAAATTGTTTGAGGCTATATAA
- a CDS encoding SPOR domain-containing protein, producing MNIELYISQLLYRYQCVTVPGFGAFLTEIQSAQLIESTHSFFPPKKMISFNAHLKNNDGLLANHIAQAEKTSYEYAVSAIQYEVHNWKKALQENGLFSIKNVGNFSLNADENLIFTPYDQTNYLANSFGLSAFVSPVVKRELFEQKIEALEENIEENEVIEFIPERRRTSAYLKYAAVFVLGLGLTGAIGYPIYQQQIANETVIVEQSVQKQVQNKIQEATFFIENPIPAVTLTVKTKEQKMSYHIMAGAFRDEANAQKKFEQLSSQGYKARRIPQNKHGLFPVLYGSYATFAEAEKAKQEIIKTDNPDAWVLIESL from the coding sequence ATGAACATCGAACTATATATCTCGCAACTTTTGTATCGTTACCAATGTGTAACCGTTCCAGGTTTTGGAGCTTTTTTGACCGAAATCCAGTCGGCTCAATTAATTGAAAGCACTCATTCTTTTTTTCCTCCAAAGAAAATGATTTCTTTCAATGCCCATCTAAAAAACAACGATGGATTGTTGGCCAATCACATCGCACAAGCCGAAAAAACGTCTTATGAATATGCCGTTAGCGCGATTCAATACGAAGTTCACAATTGGAAAAAAGCATTGCAGGAAAACGGATTGTTTTCCATCAAAAACGTGGGGAATTTTTCGCTTAACGCCGACGAAAATTTGATTTTCACGCCTTACGACCAAACCAATTATTTGGCTAATTCTTTTGGTTTGAGTGCTTTCGTTTCGCCAGTTGTAAAAAGAGAACTATTCGAACAAAAAATCGAAGCTCTCGAAGAAAATATTGAAGAAAATGAAGTAATAGAATTCATTCCTGAAAGAAGAAGAACAAGTGCTTATTTAAAATATGCAGCTGTTTTTGTTCTTGGATTAGGTTTGACTGGAGCTATTGGTTATCCAATTTACCAACAACAAATTGCCAATGAAACGGTTATTGTAGAACAATCGGTTCAAAAACAAGTACAAAACAAAATTCAAGAGGCGACTTTCTTTATTGAAAATCCGATTCCAGCCGTAACTCTTACCGTAAAAACGAAAGAACAAAAAATGTCCTATCACATTATGGCGGGTGCATTTAGAGATGAAGCAAATGCCCAAAAGAAATTCGAACAATTATCCAGTCAAGGCTATAAAGCACGCAGAATTCCTCAAAACAAACACGGATTATTTCCTGTTCTTTACGGAAGTTACGCCACTTTTGCCGAAGCCGAAAAAGCCAAACAGGAAATTATAAAAACCGACAATCCTGATGCTTGGGTGCTAATTGAATCACTATAA
- a CDS encoding energy transducer TonB, with product MKKLFLFFFVLFTSFSFGQTKKKVIVTYCPEVKDTIRIVKVNTGNFNDDDLTINTLNSIQAVISEEENTIYNAEGIEVKPEFPRGIQNFYAFVGKNYKMPDELGLEGKVYVSFVVEKDGSLTDIKVLRDIGYGTGKEAVRVLQFSPKWNPGEQNGRKVRCSYSLPISLPQKQ from the coding sequence ATGAAAAAATTATTTTTATTCTTCTTCGTACTTTTTACTTCATTTTCTTTTGGACAAACCAAAAAAAAAGTAATAGTTACTTATTGTCCTGAAGTTAAAGATACTATACGCATTGTCAAAGTTAATACTGGAAATTTTAACGATGATGATCTAACAATAAACACTCTTAATTCAATTCAAGCTGTAATAAGTGAAGAAGAAAATACTATTTATAATGCTGAAGGAATAGAAGTTAAGCCAGAATTTCCTAGAGGGATTCAAAATTTTTATGCTTTTGTAGGTAAGAACTATAAAATGCCTGATGAACTAGGATTGGAGGGCAAGGTTTATGTTTCTTTTGTAGTTGAAAAAGATGGTTCATTAACAGATATTAAAGTTCTTAGAGATATTGGTTATGGAACAGGTAAGGAAGCCGTAAGAGTGCTACAGTTTTCTCCAAAATGGAATCCTGGCGAACAAAATGGAAGAAAAGTGAGATGTTCGTATAGTTTGCCGATTAGTCTTCCTCAAAAGCAATAG
- a CDS encoding helix-turn-helix domain-containing protein, whose translation MQSISEAAIYTLRFINQTHRSVFLTGKAGTGKTTLLREIIQTTHKNTVVVAPTGIAALNAGGVTIHSMFQLPFGGFIPDNSSPHFSENTKFETKATLRRHFKMSGLKKSVIRNMELLIIDEVSMLRADLLDAMDFMMQTVRKKSTPFGGVQVLYIGDLLQLPPVIRDEEWRTLRTYYKGKFFFHSHVIQQNPPLYIELDKIFRQRDEVFISILNNLRNNQISQEDIQNLNKYVNPNFDLKANKGYITLTTHNAKADAMNAQALEDLEGKLVVYKPSIVGDFPDKIYPVDEELKLKVGAQVMFVKNDLSFDKKYFNGKMGIIKSLSKDEILVHFPEENLTIEVEKYEWENIRYKVDELTKEIEEEVLGTFVHYPIKLAWAITVHKSQGLTFDKAALDVSQVFLPGQAYVALSRLRSLNGLILLSPLRMNGISNDQDVMDYSLNKASEELLKNALHFETKNFIHNYLTTSFDWAELAQEWRNHKFSYSDNSESSAKSKQASWAVKQLEAINRLLDPSQKFIVQLNKIFNAETVDLNHVSVRFLAAYNYFIKPMDDLVFEILWKVEEIKRLKKAKAFYDELMVLEELQTKAVLRLMKAKLLIETVVAGETISKEKLTSDTIKKYISHKTEAIQAQFKEVNVTLIEDEVDVERYTKKKKETKEPKKSTIQETYELWLEKNTIQEIAAIRKFTEETILGHLTKLIIAKTISINDVLPEDKIQELTEAFYGYKEESISPLKEKYGDKFTWEELRMFKTSLN comes from the coding sequence ATGCAATCCATTTCCGAAGCCGCCATTTATACCCTGAGATTTATCAATCAAACCCATCGTTCCGTTTTCCTTACGGGAAAAGCCGGAACAGGAAAAACGACACTGTTGCGTGAAATTATTCAAACCACACACAAAAATACGGTTGTCGTTGCACCTACAGGGATTGCGGCATTAAATGCGGGAGGAGTGACGATTCACTCGATGTTTCAGTTGCCTTTCGGCGGATTTATTCCCGACAATTCGTCGCCCCATTTTTCCGAAAACACCAAGTTTGAAACCAAAGCCACTTTGCGCAGGCATTTCAAAATGAGTGGTTTAAAGAAATCGGTCATTCGAAATATGGAATTGCTCATCATTGACGAAGTGAGTATGCTTCGTGCCGATTTGTTGGACGCGATGGATTTTATGATGCAAACCGTTCGTAAAAAAAGTACACCTTTTGGAGGTGTTCAAGTTTTGTATATTGGCGATTTATTGCAATTGCCACCCGTAATTCGGGATGAAGAATGGCGCACATTGCGAACGTATTACAAAGGAAAATTCTTTTTCCATTCGCACGTAATCCAGCAAAACCCGCCTTTGTATATTGAATTAGATAAAATTTTTCGTCAAAGAGATGAGGTTTTTATTTCGATTTTGAATAATTTGAGAAACAATCAAATTTCACAAGAAGATATTCAAAATTTGAACAAATATGTGAATCCAAATTTTGATCTGAAGGCCAACAAAGGCTACATCACTTTGACAACCCACAACGCCAAAGCCGATGCGATGAATGCCCAAGCCTTGGAAGATTTGGAAGGAAAGTTGGTTGTTTACAAACCGTCGATTGTGGGCGATTTTCCAGATAAAATATATCCCGTTGATGAAGAATTAAAATTAAAAGTAGGAGCACAGGTGATGTTCGTAAAAAATGATTTGTCTTTCGACAAAAAATATTTCAACGGCAAAATGGGAATCATTAAATCACTTTCTAAGGATGAAATTTTGGTTCATTTTCCCGAAGAAAATTTAACGATTGAAGTAGAAAAATACGAATGGGAAAACATTCGTTACAAAGTCGATGAATTGACCAAGGAAATAGAAGAGGAGGTTTTAGGCACTTTTGTGCATTATCCGATAAAACTCGCTTGGGCGATTACCGTTCACAAAAGCCAAGGATTGACTTTTGACAAAGCTGCGCTCGATGTTTCGCAAGTTTTTCTTCCCGGACAAGCATATGTTGCTTTATCGCGTTTACGTTCGTTAAACGGCTTAATTTTGCTTTCTCCGTTGCGAATGAATGGGATTTCGAACGATCAGGACGTGATGGATTATTCGCTGAACAAAGCTTCGGAAGAATTGCTGAAAAACGCTTTGCATTTCGAAACCAAAAATTTCATTCATAACTATTTGACAACCAGTTTCGATTGGGCAGAATTGGCACAAGAATGGCGCAATCACAAGTTCAGTTATTCGGATAATTCGGAAAGTTCGGCCAAATCCAAACAAGCAAGTTGGGCTGTAAAACAATTGGAAGCCATAAACAGACTTTTGGATCCATCCCAAAAGTTCATCGTACAATTGAATAAAATTTTCAATGCGGAAACCGTCGATTTGAACCACGTTTCGGTGCGTTTCTTGGCGGCCTACAATTATTTCATTAAGCCGATGGACGATTTGGTTTTTGAAATTCTTTGGAAAGTTGAAGAAATCAAACGCCTCAAGAAAGCCAAAGCTTTTTATGACGAATTGATGGTTTTGGAAGAACTGCAAACCAAGGCCGTTTTGCGATTAATGAAAGCCAAATTATTGATTGAAACCGTGGTGGCGGGCGAAACGATTTCGAAGGAAAAATTGACTTCGGACACGATTAAAAAATACATCAGCCATAAAACGGAAGCCATTCAAGCGCAATTCAAGGAAGTCAATGTTACTTTGATTGAAGACGAAGTTGATGTGGAACGCTACACCAAAAAGAAAAAAGAAACGAAAGAACCCAAGAAATCCACCATTCAGGAAACTTATGAATTGTGGCTTGAAAAGAACACTATCCAAGAAATTGCCGCGATTAGAAAGTTCACTGAAGAAACCATTCTAGGGCATTTAACCAAATTGATTATTGCCAAAACGATAAGCATCAACGATGTTTTGCCCGAGGATAAAATCCAGGAACTGACCGAGGCTTTTTATGGTTATAAAGAAGAATCGATTTCACCTTTAAAAGAAAAATATGGCGATAAATTTACTTGGGAGGAACTGCGAATGTTCAAGACGAGTTTGAATTAA
- a CDS encoding OmpH family outer membrane protein — protein MKKIVVIIVLAITIVSCNKPAAEVKEVKTAYVDTSVLMKEYMATKDLDAKYKAKGQEKGRQLQAEIDRFKQEAQNFQAQAQANGQAWAQQKGAELQRREQQLAQAQQALAQQLQQEGGIEMDSLVANVKRTIKAYGKEKGYAYIYGTGDSNASILYAEDKFDITKEIIKLLNDKYKAPAVKEEAKK, from the coding sequence ATGAAAAAAATAGTAGTAATTATTGTGCTTGCAATTACAATTGTTTCTTGCAATAAACCAGCAGCAGAAGTTAAAGAAGTAAAAACCGCTTATGTCGACACTTCGGTATTGATGAAAGAATATATGGCAACAAAAGATCTTGATGCTAAATATAAAGCGAAAGGTCAAGAAAAAGGAAGACAACTTCAAGCCGAAATTGATAGATTCAAACAAGAGGCTCAAAATTTTCAAGCACAAGCACAAGCCAATGGACAAGCTTGGGCACAACAAAAAGGAGCTGAATTGCAAAGAAGAGAACAACAATTAGCTCAAGCGCAACAAGCATTAGCCCAACAATTACAACAAGAAGGCGGTATTGAGATGGACAGTTTAGTGGCTAACGTGAAAAGAACCATTAAAGCTTATGGCAAAGAAAAAGGCTATGCTTACATTTATGGAACAGGCGACTCTAATGCCAGTATTTTATATGCCGAAGATAAATTTGATATTACCAAAGAAATCATCAAATTATTGAATGACAAATACAAAGCTCCTGCTGTAAAAGAAGAAGCTAAAAAATAA
- a CDS encoding class I SAM-dependent methyltransferase, whose amino-acid sequence MDISNKKHFLTVKDYSVSKETFDLYYDETLDMLITHPQPSLDNLGKYYESEDYISHTDNKRSLFEKLYHFIKSIALKNKLNLINSLQPQKGRILDIGTGTGEFLSVAKNDGWETIGVEPSDRAKSIAKSKGVLFVEETSELENHSFDVISMWHVLEHVPDLDKQIKELKRLLKPTGTLIIAVPNFKSFDAKHYGKFWAAFDVPIHFWHFSKKAIKLLFEKEEMKLEKVLPMKFDSFYVSLLSEKYKSGKMNFVKAFFTGLQSNWKAKKDFEYSSHIYILKNK is encoded by the coding sequence ATGGACATTTCAAACAAAAAACATTTTCTTACTGTAAAAGATTATTCGGTTTCAAAAGAAACTTTCGATTTGTATTATGACGAAACTTTGGATATGCTAATTACGCATCCGCAACCGAGTTTGGATAATTTGGGCAAATATTACGAAAGTGAAGATTATATTTCCCACACAGACAACAAACGTTCTTTGTTTGAAAAATTATACCATTTCATAAAAAGCATTGCTTTAAAGAATAAATTGAATTTAATCAATTCGCTTCAACCACAAAAAGGAAGAATTTTAGATATTGGAACTGGAACTGGAGAATTTTTATCGGTGGCAAAAAATGACGGTTGGGAAACAATAGGAGTGGAGCCAAGCGACAGGGCAAAATCTATTGCAAAAAGCAAAGGAGTTTTATTTGTGGAGGAAACGAGTGAATTGGAAAATCATTCTTTTGACGTGATTTCGATGTGGCACGTTTTGGAACACGTTCCGGATTTAGACAAACAGATTAAAGAATTGAAACGATTGTTGAAACCCACAGGAACATTAATTATTGCCGTTCCTAATTTCAAATCTTTCGACGCAAAACATTACGGAAAATTTTGGGCAGCTTTTGATGTGCCGATTCATTTTTGGCATTTTTCAAAAAAGGCGATAAAATTACTTTTTGAAAAAGAAGAAATGAAATTGGAAAAAGTCTTGCCAATGAAATTTGATTCATTTTATGTGAGTTTACTTTCCGAAAAATACAAATCCGGGAAAATGAATTTTGTAAAAGCTTTTTTCACGGGATTGCAATCAAATTGGAAAGCAAAGAAGGATTTTGAGTATTCTTCACATATTTACATCCTAAAAAACAAGTAA
- the mnmG gene encoding tRNA uridine-5-carboxymethylaminomethyl(34) synthesis enzyme MnmG, whose translation MFLEEYDVIVVGAGHAGCEAAAAAANLGSKTLLVTMSLQNIAQMSCNPAMGGIAKGQIVREIDALGGYSGIVSDKTAIQFKMLNKSKGPAMWSPRVQSDRMRFAEEWRMMLEGTPNLDFYQEMVKGLIIDNGKINGIRTALGVEIKSKSVVLTNGTFLNGLIHIGEKQFGGGRAGESAAYGITEDLVNAGFQSGRMKTGTPPRVDGRSLDYSKMNEEKGDAKPDKFSYSDITTPLIHQRSCHMTYTSLEVHNILREGFDRSPMFNGRIQSLGPRYCPSIEDKINRFADKERHQLFVEPEGWNTCEVYVNGFSTSLPEDIQFKALSSVVGFEKVKFFRPGYAIEYDYFPPTQLKHTLETKLVEGLYFAGQINGTTGYEEAASQGLMAGINAALKVQEKAPFTLKRDEAYIGVLIDDLITKGTEEPYRMFTSRAEFRTLLRQDNADFRLTPMSYEIGLASEKRLRRMEHKLNESEKMVAFFKETSVTMAEANPILESKDTALITQGDKMFKVFSRPQIDLEDIIKFEKVAAYVAENNLDQEILEQAEIQVKYSGYIEKERNNANKLTRLEDVKIPENFDYNKIKSMSIEAKQKLSKIRPVTISQASRISGVSPSDVSVLLIYMGR comes from the coding sequence ATGTTTCTAGAAGAATATGATGTAATTGTTGTTGGTGCAGGTCACGCTGGTTGTGAAGCTGCTGCTGCTGCCGCCAATTTGGGTTCGAAAACTTTATTGGTAACAATGAGTTTGCAAAACATTGCGCAAATGTCCTGTAATCCTGCAATGGGAGGAATCGCAAAAGGACAAATCGTTCGCGAGATTGATGCACTTGGCGGTTATTCCGGAATTGTTTCGGACAAGACTGCCATTCAATTCAAGATGTTGAACAAATCCAAAGGGCCTGCAATGTGGTCTCCAAGGGTTCAAAGTGATCGAATGCGTTTTGCAGAAGAGTGGAGAATGATGCTGGAAGGAACTCCGAATCTTGATTTTTACCAAGAAATGGTCAAAGGGTTGATTATTGATAACGGAAAAATAAATGGAATTAGAACCGCTCTTGGAGTTGAAATTAAATCCAAATCTGTGGTGCTGACAAATGGAACTTTTCTGAATGGTTTGATTCATATTGGAGAAAAACAATTTGGTGGAGGGAGAGCAGGCGAGAGTGCAGCTTATGGAATTACCGAAGATTTGGTTAATGCAGGATTTCAATCCGGAAGAATGAAAACAGGAACGCCTCCTCGTGTTGATGGGCGTTCTTTGGATTATTCTAAAATGAATGAAGAAAAAGGCGATGCCAAGCCAGATAAATTTTCGTATTCGGATATTACTACGCCTTTGATTCATCAAAGGTCTTGTCATATGACTTATACTTCTCTTGAAGTTCACAATATTTTGAGAGAAGGTTTTGATCGTTCGCCAATGTTCAATGGAAGAATCCAATCGCTAGGCCCAAGATATTGTCCATCTATCGAAGACAAGATTAATCGTTTTGCCGACAAAGAAAGACATCAATTGTTTGTGGAGCCTGAAGGATGGAATACTTGTGAGGTATATGTGAATGGATTTTCGACATCGCTTCCAGAGGATATTCAATTTAAAGCTTTGAGTTCTGTTGTTGGTTTTGAGAAAGTGAAATTTTTCCGCCCAGGGTATGCCATCGAATATGATTATTTTCCTCCAACGCAATTGAAACATACGTTGGAAACTAAATTAGTTGAAGGGTTATATTTTGCCGGACAAATAAATGGAACAACTGGATATGAAGAAGCAGCTTCCCAAGGGTTGATGGCCGGAATTAATGCGGCATTGAAAGTTCAGGAAAAAGCGCCGTTTACTTTAAAAAGAGACGAAGCTTATATTGGTGTTTTAATTGATGACTTAATTACGAAAGGAACGGAAGAACCCTATCGAATGTTTACTTCTCGTGCGGAGTTTAGAACTTTATTGCGTCAGGATAATGCCGATTTTAGATTAACGCCAATGTCTTATGAAATAGGTTTGGCTTCCGAAAAACGTTTACGCAGAATGGAGCACAAATTGAACGAATCCGAAAAGATGGTTGCCTTTTTCAAAGAGACCAGTGTTACGATGGCTGAAGCGAATCCAATTTTGGAATCCAAGGATACCGCTTTGATTACGCAAGGTGATAAAATGTTTAAAGTGTTCTCTCGTCCTCAAATCGATTTGGAAGATATCATCAAATTTGAAAAAGTGGCTGCTTATGTTGCTGAAAACAATTTGGATCAGGAAATATTAGAACAAGCCGAAATTCAAGTGAAATATTCTGGCTATATTGAAAAGGAAAGAAATAACGCCAATAAGTTGACTCGTTTAGAAGACGTGAAAATTCCTGAGAATTTCGATTACAATAAAATCAAATCGATGTCTATAGAAGCGAAGCAGAAATTAAGCAAGATTCGCCCCGTGACGATTTCACAAGCTTCTAGAATAAGCGGAGTGTCGCCAAGCGATGTTTCCGTATTGTTGATTTATATGGGCAGATAA
- the ybeY gene encoding rRNA maturation RNase YbeY: MIDFNYETEFILDNEEAIANWISNVIVSEKKNEGDINYIFCDDEYLHQINVEHLGHDTLTDIISFDYTVGNEISGDIFVSIERVKDNAFDFNVPFDEELRRVLVHGILHYCGYKDKSEVDELLMRSKEDEKLAMFHVEQ, encoded by the coding sequence ATGATAGACTTTAATTACGAAACCGAATTTATTTTAGATAACGAAGAAGCAATTGCTAATTGGATTTCTAATGTAATTGTGTCGGAAAAGAAGAATGAAGGGGATATAAACTATATCTTTTGCGACGATGAGTATTTGCATCAAATAAATGTGGAGCATTTAGGCCACGACACTTTAACGGATATTATCAGTTTTGATTATACTGTGGGTAATGAAATTAGTGGCGACATCTTTGTTTCTATTGAAAGAGTAAAGGATAATGCATTTGATTTCAATGTTCCTTTCGACGAAGAATTAAGACGAGTTCTGGTTCACGGGATTTTGCATTACTGTGGATATAAAGACAAATCCGAGGTAGATGAGCTTTTGATGAGAAGTAAAGAAGATGAAAAACTGGCTATGTTTCACGTGGAACAATAG